From the Alloalcanivorax dieselolei B5 genome, one window contains:
- a CDS encoding SIMPL domain-containing protein, with the protein MRNKPALFVVALAVLGLSACGTDSGTATGERDTITVSGEGKVSGQPDIFNLQATARETGDDIATMKDRVDDQVKAMLDLADSLDIEEQDVTATDIRVTPQWQYQPERKLIGHEVAREVRFQVKGIEVYAELADGLTRLGLKDISPAGTDISNAAELNQQALEAAVEDARAKAEIVAKAADRKLGPAITINVQSQSHPVPMMRAAMAKDAVQESYRPGEQDLSAQVMVTFQLR; encoded by the coding sequence ATGCGCAACAAACCGGCTCTTTTCGTCGTCGCTCTGGCCGTGCTGGGGCTGAGCGCCTGCGGCACGGACAGCGGCACCGCCACCGGCGAGCGCGACACCATCACCGTGTCCGGTGAGGGCAAGGTCAGCGGTCAGCCGGATATTTTCAATCTGCAGGCCACCGCCCGGGAGACCGGTGACGACATCGCCACCATGAAGGATCGCGTGGACGATCAGGTCAAGGCCATGCTGGATCTGGCCGATTCCCTGGATATCGAGGAGCAGGACGTCACCGCCACCGATATTCGCGTTACCCCGCAGTGGCAGTACCAGCCGGAACGCAAGCTGATCGGCCATGAGGTGGCGCGGGAAGTGCGCTTCCAGGTCAAGGGCATCGAGGTCTATGCGGAACTGGCCGACGGCCTGACCAGACTGGGCCTGAAGGATATTTCCCCGGCCGGCACCGATATCAGCAACGCCGCCGAGCTGAACCAGCAGGCGCTGGAAGCGGCGGTGGAAGACGCCCGCGCCAAGGCTGAAATCGTCGCCAAGGCAGCGGACCGCAAGCTCGGCCCGGCCATTACCATCAATGTGCAGAGCCAGAGCCATCCGGTACCGATGATGCGTGCCGCCATGGCCAAGGACGCGGTACAGGAAAGCTATCGCCCCGGCGAGCAGGACCTGAGTGCCCAGGTGATGGTTACCTTCCAGCTGCGCTGA
- a CDS encoding DUF3336 domain-containing protein, producing MNRTLKQLERDIANATTYQVWMEASLEHDRISGADEWKDIDRSPHYDYELIRNRLWQIRQARERHNVNKLVFHLHEGLHGNLGNISNPALYRHSRVGTKHLIERYLDEVCAALNYLCDESFEQFGLKQKLDFFETTGQAFGQSGLMLSGGAALGLFHVGVVKSLWEQGLLPCVISGSSAGSIVASVVGTHSNDELAEKLRPENLYLEAFRAAGWKGLVRGTPVLDGDHLEACLEENIPDLTFEEAYRKTGREINITVSPYDRNQHSRLLNWRTSPNVLIRKASLASCAIPGIYPPVNLWAKNIDGERVPYIPGRKFVDGSIQDDLPVRRLARLFGVNHSIVSQTNPHVVPFLSRSESTDSSFSTLADWGVRNLSMNLNYALELAQRRVRSNDLGLLISKAQNVVKQRYIGDINLIPPRQPLNLLRILRNPSMDDVRNFISLGERTTWPKLDVIGNSTRISRTFLACRQRLDQLEERTLNRLQLAYSPDDPERRRVSANDLSH from the coding sequence ATGAATCGGACGCTCAAGCAGCTCGAGCGCGACATCGCCAACGCCACCACCTATCAGGTGTGGATGGAAGCCAGTCTGGAACACGACCGGATATCCGGCGCCGACGAATGGAAGGACATCGACCGCTCCCCGCACTACGATTACGAACTGATCCGCAACCGGCTCTGGCAGATCCGCCAGGCCCGCGAGCGGCACAATGTCAACAAGCTGGTGTTCCACCTCCACGAGGGCCTGCACGGCAATCTCGGCAACATCTCCAACCCGGCGCTGTATCGTCACAGCCGGGTCGGCACCAAACATCTGATCGAGCGCTACCTGGACGAAGTCTGCGCCGCCCTGAACTATCTGTGCGACGAGTCCTTCGAACAATTCGGCCTGAAACAGAAACTGGATTTCTTCGAAACCACCGGCCAGGCGTTCGGGCAGAGCGGCCTGATGCTGTCCGGTGGCGCCGCCCTCGGGCTGTTCCATGTGGGCGTGGTGAAAAGCCTGTGGGAACAGGGCCTGTTACCGTGCGTGATCTCCGGCTCCAGCGCCGGCAGTATCGTCGCGTCGGTGGTCGGCACGCACAGCAATGATGAGCTGGCGGAAAAACTGCGCCCGGAGAACCTCTATCTGGAAGCGTTCCGCGCCGCCGGCTGGAAGGGCCTGGTACGCGGTACTCCGGTACTGGACGGCGATCATCTGGAAGCCTGCCTGGAAGAGAACATTCCCGACCTCACCTTCGAGGAGGCCTATCGCAAGACCGGACGCGAGATCAACATCACCGTCAGCCCCTATGACCGCAACCAGCATAGCCGGCTGCTGAACTGGCGCACCTCGCCCAACGTTTTGATCCGCAAGGCTTCCCTGGCCAGCTGTGCGATTCCCGGTATCTATCCTCCGGTGAACCTGTGGGCCAAGAACATCGACGGCGAGCGGGTCCCTTACATTCCCGGGCGCAAATTCGTCGATGGCTCGATCCAGGATGACCTGCCGGTGCGGCGCCTGGCGCGCCTGTTCGGCGTCAATCATTCCATCGTCAGCCAGACCAACCCCCATGTAGTGCCGTTCCTGTCGCGCAGCGAGAGCACCGATTCCAGCTTCAGCACCCTGGCCGATTGGGGCGTGCGCAATTTGTCCATGAACCTGAACTACGCACTGGAACTGGCGCAGCGGCGGGTGCGCTCCAACGATCTGGGGCTGCTGATCAGCAAGGCGCAAAACGTGGTCAAACAACGCTACATCGGCGATATCAATCTGATTCCACCACGCCAGCCGCTGAATCTGCTGCGCATACTGCGCAACCCCAGCATGGACGATGTGCGCAATTTCATCAGCCTGGGCGAACGCACCACCTGGCCGAAACTCGACGTGATCGGCAACTCCACCCGCATCAGCCGGACCTTCCTCGCCTGCCGCCAACGGCTGGATCAGTTGGAGGAGCGCACCCTCAACCGGCTGCAGCTGGCGTATTCCCCCGACGATCCGGAGCGCCGTCGCGTCAGCGCCAACGATCTGTCGCACTAG